In the Papio anubis isolate 15944 chromosome 3, Panubis1.0, whole genome shotgun sequence genome, TAAGTGGCCCTTATAATaatatgtttgaaaaaaattatagattaaaaattgttttacgCATATTTGTTGATTATACTCTGACCACACAAATCAGAAATGCTTTTATTAATACTAccaataaatgaacaaaacatattCAATCCTAAGACAACACTATGGTTAAATACTAGTGTCCCCACTTTATCTCTGAGGAAGGTGACACCTAGGCTCAGTAACTTACCGAGTTTACACAGTtggcaaggagagagaaaaaaaaagaaattgaggcaaGATAagttgtcaccactaggcctaaCTTCCCTCAGAGTTTGCCTGAGGTAAGTTCTGTTAGCTTTAAATATCacactttctttaaaatattacaaaattcatggccaggcacgatggctcatgcctgtaatcccagcacttgggaggccgaggcgggcagatcacgaggtcaagaaatcgagaccatcctggccaacagggtgaaactccatcagtactaaaactacaaaaattagctggacatggtggcgggcgcctatagtcccagctactcgggaggctgaggcagaagaatcgcttgagctggggaggcagaggtttcagtgagttgagatctcaccactgcactccagcctcgggacacagcaagactcagtctcaaaaaaaaaaaaaaaaaaaaaaaaaaaacacaaaattcagacATACTCAGACATAGTTCAATAGTAATATTGAATAATACAAACTCCCAGCCCTATTGTAAcatcaataacaaatatttatgtagtaGCATTAATTTACCCTTCTATGTAGATTTCTTTGTGAATTGGGTCAATCGTAAATTGGGTTTCTGAGTGCCAACCAACTACAATAACAACCCTGAGAAAGGAACTCTCGAACCCTCCTTTTTATCTTGTGCCTCTATCTATGCACCtaaaacatttgaattttagagTTTTAATCTAATCTAAAGATTGCCATAAAGACACACAAACCCTCACATGACAGGACAATCACAGCAAAAACAGGTCTAGGAGATGCAGCATCCTCTTCAGAAGAGGACGAACCAGTTCTGAGGTCTGCCTCTCAGCTTCTGTACATCCCAGGCACATGTATTGGCTTTACCATTTGTAACACTGAGATAACAGCACATATCTCATAGGTTTGCTGTGTGAGCTAAATAAGACAAAAGCGTAAATAAAGCACATAGCATTCTGCTGGGCTCCCTGGGAGCTGGgattgctgctgttgctgttacCACTGTTGTCTACACAATTCTTGTCTAAGAATCCAGGGATTTCACGCACAGTATGCCGTGCCATGTGTGGCTTCATTCATTAACATTTGTCTTAAATGTACTGTACTCAAACTCAAAACCATGACACAAACTCCCTGCTAGTCTAGACTATTGACAGTATTTTATGCAAATGAGAGGAAGGAATCTTTAATAGTTAATTTGCTGACCAGGTAACTGATACTATTGATTGATTGACggatgagacagggtcttgctctgttgccaggctggagtgcagtggtgcaatcatggctcactgcagcctcaaactcctgggctcaagctatcctcccatcttagcctcctgaatagctggaactacaggcacatggcacaactggttaacttttcttttctgtagagacagggtctcactagttgtccaggctggtctcaaactcctgaccttgagtcatcctccagccttgacctcccaaagtacttgattacagacatgaaccataATGCTCAGCCTTCATTCatcatttaaatagaaaatgttgGAATTCCAATACAACGTCTTCTAGAGCTAAGATGATAGGACAAGCTGCAGGCAACCCTTGAGGTGAGAGAAATTTGCCTCTcttgatgcctttttttttttttttccagttctttccTGTATTTGGTATGCCACTCTGGGTATATTCATGTTATTGGAACTCTGCTTTATAGAGAAAAGATATAAGATACAAATTACAGCACTGAATTCTCAATCACAACATATTTCACTATAGGAGAATTTTGACCTCAAAGATGTTTAAAAACTTACGTTCACACAAAAACCAGCAGGTGGTTTTCTTAGGAGCGTTATTTATAATTGCTagaacttggaagcaaccaagatgttcttcaataggtgaatggataaataaactctAGCACATCTGTGGAATAGAATGTGGCTCAGCAACgcaaagaaatgagctatcaagtgaCAAAAAGcacatggagaaaccttaaaAGTATATTACTGAGTGAAGGAAGCCAATCCGAGAGGCCACATCCTGCATGAtatcaactgggcatggtgaaaaggcaaaactgtggaggCCGTGGAAAGATCAATAGGTGCCAGGATGAgcgggaggaagggagggatgaaaaGCTGGAGAAGAGAAACTTTTTATGGcagtaaaactattttatatGATTGACACATTAGTGGTGGACACACATcattatacatttctcaaaaccCATAACATGTTTAAGACAAAACACGAACTCAAATGTAAGCTATGGACTTGGGGTGAAGATGCATCAAGGTAGATCCATCAATTGTAACAATGTACCCCACTAAAAGAATATGTAAATGATAAGGGAAACTGTACAAGAGGAAAGGGACTACAAGGAAACTCTCTACACTTTCCAATCATCATTTCTGCAAGCCTaacactgctctaaaaaaattaagtcggccgggcacagtggttcatgcctgtaatcccaacacttcaggggACTGAggatggaggatcacttgagctcaggggtttgagactctgtctcaacccagcctgggcaacagagtgagactctgtctctatgtaaataaaaatttaaataattagccagatgtggtggcacacgcctgtggtcccagctactcaggaggttgaggtgggagtatcccttgagcccaggagtttggggttgcaatgagctgtgattgcaccactgcacctccagcctgggtgacggagccagaagtcgtctcaaaataaataaataataaagtctattcatttttaaaaggatccGTCTAGAGAAATCATGTTGAACATCGAGGGATGGGTTCCTAGCCATGCAGTTTTGGGGATAGAAGTTTAGGAGTCACTAGCATGTTCCACTGGTTTTTCTGGTGCACACCTTAACCTCCTCCAGTGCCAGTCAAACAGATCTGATTCCTTCTTTCAGTTCTGCAAGCATGGCCAGTGACTTCAGGAAGCGGAGGAAGAGCGAGCCTGCAGTGGGTCCACCACGGGGCTTGGGAGATCAAAGTGTGAGCAGGACTAGCCCAGGCCGAGCggacctcccaggatcaagcaccACCCTTACAAAGTCTTTCACTagctcttctccttcttccccatCGAGAGCAAAAGGTGAGCAAtagtaaatgaaaacacaacaatttactagtttacattttaGCCTAGAGCACTGTGTGAAAGCTGGCCCAGTGATAGTGGCACGTGCCAGCTCCCACGTAGTGTCTggaataaaatacagttttagaaCAATAGCTCTCTTCCCACCCAGACTGACTCAAGCTGGCGAGCCACTTAGGTTGCTTCAAGAACTCTGACTAGCATCTGCTAACGCTTTTTCCCCCCCAAATAGATCCCTTTCTAAACAAATTCAAAGTATCAAATATGTATCATCAGGCTACTAAAAGATGTCGTTTGTAAACATTGAGGTATAGTCAAAATTTTCTAATGTTTCTGCAACTAGCAAATCAGTCAAATTTATAGGATAGAAATTACAAGCAGCAACAGAGGAAATTGTTACCTAAAATATACATTGGTTTGgaggtttttaaaagttattcaattctagatttaaaaacaaaatccgaCCTATTAATTTCTTTAGCCATTTGCTGTATATTTTGGGCCACCTTCGTATGAACAGTGGAGCATCCACGTCCTGCCAGGTAACATAGTGGTCAATTCACAGCAGTTCACAGTCAGGACTGATGGGTCCCGGACCATAATTACGTCATTCAGGAATCACCAAGCCTTTTTTCTGGGCGGCCTGTCTCCTCACTGCAGGTGTAGGGAGCTCACTGTTGAAAGGAGTAAGTCACTCCCTCTGGTTTCTGGGAGACCATTTAGTGGTCTTCCTTGAGGACAGGAATATTTCTGAGATGGAGAGTGAGGATTGAACCAGCATCCACAGGGAGCTAGGGCTCTACCAAATATGGGACCACACAATCTCTTCTAATATCTCAGGAtcgaaacagaagagaaagagattttgAAATGTGTGAAGAAATTGAGCTCTAACATAAGTTTCTATAAAACTAGACCGATTCAGCTACACCTATCAACTATACTCACTAAAACCATTGCCACATGATAGTTAAAAGTGATAGCTGATTTGTGTGCAAAAGATATTCTGGTTGTGATGATTGGACTCTGAGTAGGTGGAGGCCTAGCCCTTTTAAGGCCTCGTAAAGCTGTGATATCAGCTGATGGTTCAGGGCATACGAGCTCCATCCATCCTCCTTTCCTCTGAGGAGCAGAGATGCCTTCTCAGATCCAACTCACTTATTCCAATGAATATCTTAAGGTAACAAGTAAGTCATGCAATGCCATTgactcattattattgtatactACCCAAAAGTTAAAAGGATTCTGATAAATGTAGATATTTGTTTTATCACAGGGAGTGTTAAATCAACTTCCTTTCCCAGGCAGTACATATCTACCTAATGTGCTCACCTACTTTTAAAGAATTTAGAGAACATTGTAAGGTATGCATATTGAATAGAGACATTTTCCTCTGTTAGATTTTATTTCTAAGAAGAAAATGTCCTGTTAGATATAATTTGGCTTCTCATTTATTAGTTAACtcagcaaaacaaaagaacatttcCATAGCTATTCAAAATTGAATCCAAGTGTACATCTCTATTAtcaaattgcaaatatttttttaaaaactcttcccAGAAAAAAAGCATGATATATGTGCCTCTGACGAAAGCTTTGCATTATATTCAGTTTTCCTATGAGAACTATGTACCTAATAAGAGGTTAAAGGTAGAGCAATTTAAGAGGTAAATTAGTTAGTTTAAAGAgctttagctattttttttcttggaaaaacaTTAGCAGCAATAGTTCACAGCATTTTGATTTTGCAATTTTGGAGAATACTTTGCCTTATAGCTTTTAAAATCCAAAAcccataaaaaattatttgatatagTCCTGAGAGTATTAATTAGATGTAAATGTGTAAACCCCTCTCTACCTATGTATCATTACGAATCAAATGAGACTCAAATTCCGGCCCTATTAAATTGATTAAGTGTATAACACTTTTGACACTAATTGTTAAACCTTTACTACCAGATCATGCTATCAGCTGAAGAGGCACTATTGTGTTTTGGCAAACAGTGTTGTCAGAAAGGTGTATGAATTATGCAATAGAAGTAGGCGTATTTGCTTCCATCAGTTACTTCTTAGGCATAGTTTTGCCAACTCTCTCTGCAAAGCTACATTCATTGAAAAAGTATTAGCTCGCTTTAGAATTAGACCTTTTTCTCTAGAGCTGAAGCTCCATGCGTTAACAATCAGCCTCTAGACTAAAACACACTAACTGCTTTCCCCTTGCTGTGCTGTCTGATGCTTACTGACATGCTCTCCTCTCTTTGTGAACCTTTTAACTTCTCCAAATGTCTCTCTTCTACCACGCTGCTCTGGATTAAAAGGTGGGGATGATAGCAAAATGTGTCCATCCCTTTGCAGTTACTCAGGGCTCAACGGCAACCCCTCCAGTGAGTTAGATTACTGTAGCACTTATAGACAGCACTTAGACGTCCCTCGGGACTCCCCAAGGGCCATCAGTTTCAAGAACGGCTGGCAAATGGCCCGGCAAAACGCAGAAATCTGGAGCAGCACCGAAGAAACCGTTTCTCCCAAAATGAAATCCCGGAGCTGTGACGATCTCCTAAATGATGACTGCGAGAGCTTCCCGGACCCGAAAATCAAGTCAGAAAGTATGGGCTCCCTGTTGTGTGAAGAGGACTCCAAAGACAGCTGCCGCAGAGCCTGGGGGTCGCCCTACATCCAGGAGGTTCGCAGCGCTGGCAGGTCGAGGATCAGACACCGGTCAGCCCACAACGCCCCGGGGTTCCTAAAGATGTACAAGAAGATGCACCGCATTAACCGCAAGGACCTGATGAATTCCGAGGTCATCTGCTCCGTGAAGTCCAGGATACTGCAGTACGAGAGCGAGCAGCAGCACAAGGGCCTGCTGCAGGCCTGGAGCCAGTCCTCCACGGAGGAGGTGCCCCGGGACATGGTGCCCACGCGCATTTCCGAATTCGAAAAGCTGATTCAGAAGTCCAAATCCATGCCCAATTTAGGGGATGACATGCTATCTCCCGTCACCCTGGAACCACCACAAAACGGCTTATGTCCCAAGAGGCGATTCTCCATTGAGTATTTGCTGGAGGAAGAAAATCAGAGTGGACACCCCTCTCAGGGCCAACGAGGCTGCACGTCTAACGCCCTGGTGCCCATTCACATTGAAGTCACCAGCGATGAGCAGCCCAGAGCTCACGTGGAGTTTTCCGACAGCGACCAGGATGGGGTTGTGTCTGACCACAGTGACTACATTCACGTAGAGGGGTCATCCTTCTGCAGTGAAAGTGACTTTGATCACTTTTCCTTCACATCCTCGGAAAGCTTTTATGGAtccagccaccaccaccaccaccatcaccaccaccaccaccgccacctcATCAGCTCCTGCAAAGGCAGATGCCCGGCCTCCTACACTCGATTTACCACGATGTTGAAACACGAAAGAGCCAGACACGAAAACCCCGAGGAGcccagaaggcaagaaatggaCCCTGGCCTTTCTAAACTGGCTTTTCTAGTCAGCCCTGTGCCTTTCCGCAGGAAAAGAAATTCAGCCCCCAAGAAACAGACTGAAAAGGCAACATGTAAAGCATCTGTGTTTGAGGCTCTGGACTCTGCCCTTAAAGACATCTGTGACCAAATTAAAGCTGAAAAGAAAAGGGGGAGCTTGCCAGACAACAGCATCTTGCACCGTCTCATCAGTGAGCTGCTGCCAGATGTTCCCGAGAGGAACTCGTCCCTGAGGGCACTGAGGAGGAGCCCCCTGCACCAGCCTCTCCACCCACTGCCTCAAGATGGTGCTATTCATTGTCCACCCTACCAGAATGATTGCGGGAGAATGCCTCACAGTGCCTCTTTCCAAGACGTGGACACAGCCAacaactaccaccaccaccaggaCCGTGGCGGTGCACTCCAAGGTGGatgagcttttctttctttttccttgtggTTCAGAGACCCACCCTCCAGCTCTTTCATTGTCCATTCCAACATCTCATCACTCCTGAGCTGGGAGACCATTTGGCGTCGTTATGTGTTGTGAAGCAAAAACTTGTTGTGCAAATATGTGTTACTGAATATTGCTCATTTGCCCATGTGATATTTGGACTTGATGTGTGGCTTAAAGTGATCATCAATTCACAAAAATTTACTCTTTCAAAAATGAGAGGGAAGGCCATTGTGTAGCTCAGGATTAGGGTTGAAGCAACCATTACTCACACTGAGATGATAAATTACGTTGTGTCATGAATCAAAACCTATAGTTCCACaaatagccttttaaaaatgtgtatattaactttaaaactttatattcaTTCTGTTCATAAATAATTTGCTCACATTCTATATAGAAGATACTATATCAAAACATTCAAGAAGCAAAACTGAAAGATGTGATCAGTAATTGATGGACACAAAGAAATTAGGACTTGCTTAATAGCTTTCTCCATTTCAAGGACACAATTGTGATAAAATTTTTGTGAATGTATCTTTAAGCTGTATATATAAAAGTCCCATTTCCACCATTTagtgtattcattttctcttttccattacttaattcattcactttctctttctgctaAAACAGTCCTGTATTGAAATTTGAATTATGTTATTCAGGCTAAAAGTGATTCTAAACTCTGTTTTCATAGATAACTTTGAAGTGGCAACACAAGAATAAACAGCAGTTGAAAGGCAGAGGActatttttgagatttatataACTTATAGCCCAGAGTGTTTTAATATTTGTGACCAATTCTTTTTGTTAATTCTTAGAGCGCATCTGTTCACTACGTAAATTTTAAGAAGCTGGAATGAACATTCTGGGCTGAAAGTTGGTCAATAGAGAAACTTCTATGCACCA is a window encoding:
- the SORBS2 gene encoding sorbin and SH3 domain-containing protein 2 isoform X41, with the protein product MRAATPLQTVDRPKDWYKTMFKQIHMVHKPDDDTDMYHTPYTYNAGLYNPPYSAQSHPAAKTQTYRPLSKSHSDNSTNAFKDASSPVPPQHVPPPVPPLRPRDRSSTEKHDWDPPDRKVDTRKFRSEPRSIFEYEPGKSSILQHERPASLYQSSIDRSLERPMSSASMASDFRKRRKSEPAVGPPRGLGDQSVSRTSPGRADLPGSSTTLTKSFTSSSPSSPSRAKGGDDSKMCPSLCSYSGLNGNPSSELDYCSTYRQHLDVPRDSPRAISFKNGWQMARQNAEIWSSTEETVSPKMKSRSCDDLLNDDCESFPDPKIKSESMGSLLCEEDSKDSCRRAWGSPYIQEVRSAGRSRIRHRSAHNAPGFLKMYKKMHRINRKDLMNSEVICSVKSRILQYESEQQHKGLLQAWSQSSTEEVPRDMVPTRISEFEKLIQKSKSMPNLGDDMLSPVTLEPPQNGLCPKRRFSIEYLLEEENQSGHPSQGQRGCTSNALVPIHIEVTSDEQPRAHVEFSDSDQDGVVSDHSDYIHVEGSSFCSESDFDHFSFTSSESFYGSSHHHHHHHHHHHRHLISSCKGRCPASYTRFTTMLKHERARHENPEEPRRQEMDPGLSKLAFLVSPVPFRRKRNSAPKKQTEKATCKASVFEALDSALKDICDQIKAEKKRGSLPDNSILHRLISELLPDVPERNSSLRALRRSPLHQPLHPLPQDGAIHCPPYQNDCGRMPHSASFQDVDTANNYHHHQDRGGALQDRESPRSYSSTLTDTGRSTPRERRGTPEKEKLPAKAVYDFKAQTSKELSFKKGDTVYILRKIDHNWYEGEHHGRVGIFPISYVEKLTPPEKAQPARPPPPAQPGEIGEAIAKYNFSADTNVELSLRKGDRVILLKRVDQNWYEGKIPGTNRQGIFPVSYVEVVKKNTKGAEDYPDPPIPHSYSSDRIHSLSSNKPQRPVFTHENIQGGGEPFQALYNYTPRNEDELELRESDVIDVMEKCDDGWFVGTSRRTKFFGTFPGNYVKRL